One region of Skermanella mucosa genomic DNA includes:
- a CDS encoding XdhC family protein, translating to MTYENNIPEIAAALRAEGKRVALATVVSTWGSSPRPVGSQLVVDETGAMQGSVSGGCIEGAVVHEAMQAMQDGEPRMLSFGVADEQAWEVGLACGGKVQVYVEAVE from the coding sequence ATGACGTACGAGAACAACATCCCGGAGATCGCGGCGGCGCTGCGGGCCGAGGGCAAGCGCGTAGCACTGGCAACCGTCGTCTCGACCTGGGGCTCCTCGCCCCGGCCGGTCGGCAGCCAGCTCGTGGTGGACGAGACCGGCGCCATGCAGGGCTCCGTGTCGGGCGGCTGCATCGAAGGAGCCGTGGTCCACGAGGCCATGCAGGCCATGCAGGACGGCGAGCCGCGCATGCTCAGCTTCGGCGTCGCCGACGAGCAGGCCTGGGAAGTGGGCCTCGCCTGCGGCGGCAAGGTGCAGGTCTATGTCGAGGCGGTGGAATGA